A genomic segment from ANME-2 cluster archaeon encodes:
- a CDS encoding acylphosphatase, whose protein sequence is MSDIRVHLIISGRVQGVFFRHNTMKKAVELGLKGWVMNLPDGNVEAVFEGIPQRVHEMIQWCHMGPPFADVRNVEEEWEEPAGKFSSFDLRYK, encoded by the coding sequence ATGAGCGATATCAGGGTGCATCTTATTATCTCAGGAAGAGTGCAGGGAGTGTTTTTCAGGCACAATACTATGAAAAAGGCAGTAGAACTGGGATTAAAAGGTTGGGTAATGAACCTTCCTGATGGGAACGTTGAAGCTGTATTTGAGGGAATTCCTCAACGGGTTCATGAGATGATACAGTGGTGCCATATGGGACCACCCTTTGCAGATGTCAGGAACGTGGAAGAAGAATGGGAAGAGCCTGCCGGCAAGTTCAGTTCCTTTGATCTACGCTACAAATGA